One region of Myxococcales bacterium genomic DNA includes:
- a CDS encoding response regulator encodes MSAPVVYIDDEPLLCRAIEAILGRAGIAVVTFTDPLAGLAYVQANAVAVVLCDYRMPHLDALGLLQRLERDLPFYVVSGELDMTSWTASEPRITGVVPKPFPAERILEIARAHLPVGA; translated from the coding sequence ATGAGCGCGCCGGTCGTCTACATCGACGACGAGCCGCTGCTGTGTCGCGCCATCGAGGCGATCCTAGGGCGCGCGGGGATCGCGGTGGTGACGTTCACCGATCCGCTCGCGGGCCTGGCCTACGTCCAGGCCAACGCGGTGGCGGTGGTCTTGTGCGACTACCGGATGCCGCACCTGGACGCGCTCGGGCTGCTGCAGCGCCTCGAGCGCGACCTGCCGTTCTACGTGGTGTCGGGCGAGCTCGACATGACCAGCTGGACCGCCAGCGAGCCGCGGATCACCGGCGTGGTGCCCAAGCCGTTCCCGGCCGAGCGCATCCTGGAGATCGCCCGGGCCCACCTGCCGGTCGGGGCCTGA
- a CDS encoding PAS domain S-box protein yields MSATLPVETLRRLFADFVSHVPIAAAAFDRDMRYLAHSERWLATHGDTSGREILGLTHYQVFPEIRDEWREIHRRGLAGEAQRRDQDYFDRADGGREWLRWLVTPWRDVDGAVGGLLIYTENITEQVETRRRLGQRESTIRDFFAQSPLGLNLCRMDGLWLESNPAFLRIIGYTPAEADGGLTYWQLTPRKYDADEAAQLEQLRTTRRYGPYEKEFIRKDGTTIPVRLHGFLIEREAETLIWSLIEDMTEQRALEQKVEEERLNAIQASKLALLGEMAAGIAHEINNPLGIIELFAYSLQGAIASGDTAGAQEAIDGIRAAASRAGQIVSGLSRFSRESRGEPRGAVELAAVVGDAVGLCRARIAGATVALTVEVATTARVLGHPIELSQVLVNLLTNALDVAQAADPGWIRLTAVDVNDGSRGEVTVAVEDSGPPLPADARDRIFRPFFTTKKVGEGTGLGLSISRSIVERHGGTLDLDPTAACTRFVLRLPVVAR; encoded by the coding sequence GTGAGCGCGACGCTCCCTGTCGAGACGCTGCGCCGGTTGTTTGCGGACTTCGTCAGCCACGTGCCGATCGCGGCGGCGGCGTTCGATCGCGACATGCGCTACCTGGCGCACAGCGAGCGATGGCTGGCCACCCACGGCGACACCTCGGGTCGCGAGATCCTCGGCCTCACCCACTACCAGGTGTTCCCGGAGATCCGCGACGAGTGGCGCGAGATCCACCGGCGCGGCCTCGCCGGCGAGGCGCAGCGCCGCGACCAGGACTACTTCGACCGCGCCGACGGCGGCCGCGAGTGGCTCCGCTGGCTGGTCACGCCGTGGCGCGACGTCGACGGCGCCGTCGGCGGCCTGCTGATCTACACCGAGAACATCACCGAGCAGGTCGAGACGCGCCGGCGGCTGGGGCAGCGCGAGAGCACGATCCGCGACTTCTTCGCGCAGTCGCCGCTGGGCCTGAACCTGTGCCGCATGGACGGCCTGTGGCTCGAGTCCAACCCGGCGTTCCTGCGGATCATCGGGTACACGCCAGCCGAGGCCGACGGCGGCCTGACGTACTGGCAGCTCACGCCGCGCAAGTACGACGCCGACGAGGCGGCGCAGCTCGAGCAGCTGCGCACGACCCGGCGCTACGGGCCGTACGAGAAGGAGTTCATCCGCAAGGACGGGACCACCATCCCGGTGCGCCTGCACGGGTTCCTGATCGAGCGCGAGGCCGAGACGCTGATCTGGTCCTTGATCGAGGACATGACCGAGCAGCGCGCGCTCGAGCAGAAGGTCGAGGAGGAGCGGCTCAACGCGATCCAGGCGTCCAAGCTGGCGCTCCTCGGCGAGATGGCGGCGGGCATCGCCCACGAGATCAACAACCCGCTCGGCATCATCGAGCTGTTCGCGTACTCGCTCCAGGGCGCGATCGCGAGCGGCGACACCGCCGGCGCGCAGGAGGCGATCGACGGCATCCGCGCGGCGGCGAGCCGGGCCGGGCAGATCGTGAGCGGGCTCAGCCGCTTCAGCCGGGAGAGCCGGGGCGAGCCACGCGGCGCCGTCGAGCTCGCCGCGGTCGTGGGCGACGCGGTCGGCCTGTGCCGCGCGCGCATCGCCGGCGCCACCGTCGCGCTGACGGTCGAGGTGGCGACGACCGCGCGCGTCCTCGGGCACCCGATCGAGCTCAGCCAGGTGCTGGTGAACCTGCTCACCAACGCCCTCGACGTCGCGCAGGCGGCCGATCCGGGGTGGATCCGGCTCACGGCCGTCGACGTCAACGACGGGTCGCGGGGCGAGGTCACGGTCGCGGTCGAGGACTCCGGCCCGCCGCTGCCCGCCGACGCGCGCGACCGGATCTTCCGGCCGTTCTTCACCACCAAGAAGGTCGGCGAGGGCACCGGCCTGGGGCTCAGCATCAGCCGCAGCATCGTCGAGCGCCACGGCGGCACGCTCGACCTCGATCCCACGGCGGCCTGCACCCGGTTCGTGCTGCGGTTGCCGGTGGTGGCACGATGA
- a CDS encoding HEAT repeat domain-containing protein, with amino-acid sequence MRELARTTLLAIDGVPAAPPVPAVPGFETEVLAHKAFAKLHVEASALLAFITDGRPALRANAATGLGALGAAAAPHALTVAALLRDDDEQVRVAAARALDQLGDAAVVEAAAHLVGALGGSPAVAEACHAALAARAARVQAALLAGLETSDETHGVRVAELICGLPDARALLFAAFDGPAQNVQINAAFGIATLGAKVAGPDGRRRLLDGLLGPPTRRRHAMVKALRLLGPEPAGR; translated from the coding sequence GTGCGCGAGCTGGCGCGCACGACGCTCCTGGCGATCGACGGCGTCCCGGCCGCGCCGCCGGTGCCCGCGGTCCCCGGCTTCGAGACCGAGGTCCTCGCGCACAAGGCGTTCGCGAAGCTCCACGTCGAGGCGTCGGCGCTGCTGGCGTTCATCACCGACGGCCGCCCCGCGCTGCGCGCCAACGCCGCGACCGGGCTCGGCGCGCTCGGCGCCGCCGCCGCGCCGCACGCGCTCACCGTCGCCGCGCTGCTCCGCGACGACGACGAGCAGGTCCGCGTCGCCGCCGCCCGCGCGCTCGATCAGCTCGGCGACGCCGCCGTCGTCGAGGCCGCCGCGCACCTGGTCGGCGCGCTCGGCGGCAGCCCGGCCGTCGCCGAGGCCTGCCACGCCGCCCTCGCCGCGCGCGCCGCGCGGGTCCAGGCCGCCCTGCTCGCCGGCCTCGAGACCTCCGACGAGACCCACGGCGTGCGGGTCGCCGAGCTGATCTGCGGCCTGCCCGACGCCCGCGCGCTGCTGTTCGCCGCGTTCGACGGCCCGGCGCAGAACGTGCAGATCAACGCCGCCTTCGGCATCGCCACGCTCGGCGCCAAGGTCGCCGGGCCCGACGGCCGCCGGCGCCTGCTCGACGGCCTGCTCGGCCCGCCGACGCGCCGCCGCCACGCCATGGTCAAGGCGCTGCGGCTGCTCGGCCCCGAGCCCGCCGGCCGCTGA